The following DNA comes from Cucumis sativus cultivar 9930 chromosome 7, Cucumber_9930_V3, whole genome shotgun sequence.
ggaaaataaaagagggtattttcgtcatttcacctccaatttatcctaaatctcaacttttttacaatcaatcctaaaactctatttctaccctatttttggcctatttttgtcaattccccgttattatttagatttgcaatattatgtttaatttgaatgaGTTTTACATAATGAATAGaaagaaattggttttaattggattagaaattagaaattagaataataaaacCGTTTTTCagtaatatattaaaaagaaaaaacatttttcttaaaaaaccCTTCTGTTAACCGAACTGTTACGGCGGTCACCGACTGCCTGAATCGGTCATCGAAGCTCCAATCACGAATCACCCAATTTCACGATCTTCGTTCAATTTTGCTATGGCCGGAAGCGAAAGGAAATCCAAGGAGAAAAGGAAGCATAGAAAATCGGTTTCATCTTCTGATGGTTACTCATATCTGTTCTTCTTTCCTCTATGCACCTCCCCtcttttaatatgtttttactcaactattttcaagaatttcTACCAAATACAAGCAGTGCTCCTACAGACATTtgcttttttgcttttcttggACTGTATTCTTCACTAATCTATGGTGGATTGCACTGTGTGCTGTGTTAATGCTATTGTTTGTAAAAATTCAGACGACAAGAGAAGCAAGAGACCAAGAGCTGCAGAAGATGAGGAAAGGGAAAGCAGAAGGAGTGATAAGAGAGAGAAGcggaaggagaagaaatcTCACAAGCACTCTAAACGCCACTCAGGTAAACTCGAATTGCCAATTTGCAGAAATATGCATGTTACGGTTCCTGTTTGATATCATTATGTTTCATCTCATAGCTGGTCGACTGGTTGTTTTTTGGTATTAAACTGACTTTGAAATGTGGATACTATGGCTAGGTTATGTACAAATCAaaatccttttattttcttatattcttcaaatttattatctctgctattttttcaatctctttctCCAAATTAATGTTTGAAAGGAACTTGTGGTTTCAAGAAAGACGCAGATGCAGATGCAGATGTAAACTTTTActtgttttactttttgatCCGGATTGTGAAGAAGtactttataaatatgttttcaaagtAAAGTTTTGTCATGCCCTGCATTTTTCTCTCAGAGAAGAAGTCGAAGGATCTTCACAAAGGCAAGCATCACAAGGGCGATCACCTTTCAGTGAGTTCTTCTGTAATGATAAAGCATGCACATAGTTTAtgtgttttactttttctactTGATTATCCCTGCATTTCTCCTCtgtttattattctttaatgGGTTTGGGAAGTACAGACGTAGGAAATGGATTGCAATGCTCTATATAAGAAGTTTTGATTTATCATGCTTTTGTTGTTTTCCCCCCCTACTTTCACTGTCTTAATTTTTAGTGTTATATCTTTAGGTATTCAAATCCagcaaattttgttatagattATCCTATTTCGAGATCATCTTAAATGTCCTTGAGATATGTTAACTCAAACATATTGTAGGTAGTGAAGATGTCtggaaaattttggattgttTTTCACTCTTTACTATTTCTAATTCATGGGTCTGTGCAGCTCAACTCAATTTATGGGATCACTGGATGTGAGTGAGGTTGCACAAGGATATAACTGAGGAGAGTTGTTATAGATTATGGAAAGTTACCTGGTGTCTAAGGTTTTGGTTCAGGTTTGTAGAGGGCTAGAAATTACTAATATAAGTTGCACAAGGGGAAGGTGCTTGCAAATTTGCAATCTAAAATCCAGCTTGTCATAACTTAGGATTcctattctttattatttttcttttgctttttgacATGAAAGAACCAGTTttcatatcaaattatttGGTGCTATTTCACTGTATTAGGCTACTTGAATATAgaagttaattttaatatagttGCAATAAGGTTGCCCTATCACCACTTCTGAAGTATATTAACCATGTACTCCATTCCTTAGTTTTAGACAGAGTCTTATACAGAAAATTAAGCACAATCATGATACATGGTTCTAGAAAAGTGAATTATTTAGCAGGTGTGGTTACCCTGAAGAATTAAATCAACCAATTCCTTTTCAAAGTGAATTATGGTGTCTAGACTGGACAAAATAGGAGAAACATCTGGGTtttatccatatttttttgtagtttagcTTCTACCGAACTTCCTGtttctataaatttctttCCTGCCTCATCCGATTGTTGTGAACCTTGCATACTACATGATTCAGCCGGCTAATTACTGCGACTGGCATGGTCTTTGGGGATGTTTAGAAAATGTCAAGGACTAGCAATCATTGTTCAAATTCAACTTCACGTCATTGTTTTCCACTTAAACCTTGTTTTGTTTGCTACTTCTACAGAACTCCTTGCAAGATTTGTTCATCGTAGTATTTTTCTATTGCTTTTTcagaaattaaatgtaatgccctagtttatttatttatcattattacttttttttggaATTGCAAGGTATATACTATCTCCTATTTCTTGTTATTGAGCTATGACCCTCTGGTTCTCTGGGtttaatattacttttgtTGATCTAGAGAGCCAAAATTCAAGAACTGTCCAAGGAAGACTATTTCTCAAAGAATAATGAGTTTGCTACCTGGTTGAAAGATGTGAAGAATGTGTATTTTTCTGATCTTTCTTCAGAGTCTGCTCGCGAACTTTTCTCAGATTTTGTTGAACTGTGGAATGACAGAAAGCTTGAATCTCGATATTACGAGGGTATTTCAAGTGGGCCTCGGACATCCCATAACTGGAAAATCAAGGGGTGATAACTTAGCAAGCATGGATTGAAGTAACAAAGAATTGAATGAACAAGATTGTCTGAATTATTGCATTTTGGTTTTCCGCTATACTAGTAGTTTCTAGCCAGCGGATTGTATCCTCTTACAAACACCGGATGCATAAGAGAATTCAATGTTCTCCGTAGAATTATAGTCTTACCCTTGCTTCTGATATGGAGTGtattacttttcttatttcgATGTATCGGAAAACGTAGAAATGAATCTTTGTTTATAAACTAGAGTATTTAGaaacttctattctttttatcattgaaGGATTTGTGGCTGTGGAACTATTTTATGTCGTTCCTTTAAGGTGGTGTTTAAGGGTTTTTGGTAGTAGGCTTTTTAAAGGTGTTTCCTTGAAACCTTTTCCAAAGATCAATAGTGAATAGGGACGAAAAGGGAAGATTGTGGTGAAGGCCTGTGATGTAGTATAGTAGATTGACACATCTTTGGTCAAACTCTAGCTGAAGCCTGAAGGACGGACTTTAGTTATAATTATAAGTAGAGATCATGGATTTGTAGTTGTTTTATACAGTTGACATGACTTTCCTCTCTAGACATTGAAAGTTCGATTCTCGATCTCCTTAGTTGTTACATTTCTACATATTCttcattgttttaaatagCATGCCTAGAGAATAATATTGGTCATGGCCGgaagtaaaatatatttagttaGAGACTTATAAAACAATAAGTTGTTACTTTTTGAAGTGGATGAAGATAATTGACCAAACATTCTCTTGCTATAGTGCTGGAAAACGCTATATTGGAGAATTTCATCGAGACACTTAGGATCCTTAGCTGCCTTTTACTTCTTGTAAGTTCCACTTTACAAACTTGCTGCAACTGCATCTCTCTCATAAGATTCCCTTCAAGAATCAAGCTTCTGAGGGAAGAGAAATATTCCAAGTAAGGGTTAGTTCACCATTGAAGGATTGGATACAAACAAGGAAAGCCTCTCATCATTCTCTCTCCAAATTGATGTTTTCTTTGCGAGAGGATTGacaaaaaagaggaaaaaggatCATTACTCAAGATGCTTACAAAGAAGTTTTGAATTGCATagatcactttttttttgttgcttctCTTTGGAGTTTTGGTTCACAACTACTCCCcctttttatattaattaattgctaaggttcatttttttttacactttcaaGAAGCCCTATGAGGAGAAAATTTGTTTGGatatatttgttgtaaatCACATTAgtatttttaagaatatacATTGAGATATCAATTAGTAAAGTTTATAGATACCAACGAAGGGTTAATTGGGAAACTATTgtagttttgaaagaaaaaagtttaggTAAAAGGGtctctttgaaaaataattagaatttggTATGAAAACGGGGTCACATTGCaatacaaaatttgagaaaatataatattaaaataatgtaatataatataaatgaaataaaaaaaagggagaaaga
Coding sequences within:
- the LOC101214792 gene encoding style cell-cycle inhibitor 1-A, translating into MAGSERKSKEKRKHRKSVSSSDDDKRSKRPRAAEDEERESRRSDKREKRKEKKSHKHSKRHSEKKSKDLHKGKHHKGDHLSRAKIQELSKEDYFSKNNEFATWLKDVKNVYFSDLSSESARELFSDFVELWNDRKLESRYYEGISSGPRTSHNWKIKG